A region of Planktomarina temperata RCA23 DNA encodes the following proteins:
- a CDS encoding type 1 glutamine amidotransferase: MTRILIVDSNGPGLPALGPGFAAVLQKLSGSITCSLCAPYLGQALPDEVFDGVVFTGSAVAWCVDAPEGQALRDIWRQVTRWQVPIWGSCNGMQLAAFMLGGICAASPRGDEEGLAEAITLTDIGREHPMMQGRASQFRVPCVHRDEVQRLPNGAVLLAGNAHSPVQAFAYETADISFWGTQYHPEFSRADVATWLADRGKSLPDSEEQDGQGDLALATRTLELQNWLAHVTSRQRTTGAK, encoded by the coding sequence ATGACCCGAATTTTGATTGTCGATTCTAATGGGCCGGGATTGCCGGCTTTGGGGCCGGGCTTTGCTGCGGTCTTGCAGAAGCTTTCGGGGAGCATCACCTGCAGCCTTTGCGCGCCCTATTTGGGGCAGGCCCTGCCTGACGAGGTATTTGACGGGGTGGTGTTTACCGGGTCAGCTGTGGCCTGGTGTGTTGATGCGCCGGAGGGGCAGGCCCTGCGGGATATCTGGAGGCAAGTGACCCGTTGGCAGGTGCCGATTTGGGGCTCTTGCAACGGCATGCAGCTGGCCGCTTTTATGCTGGGTGGCATATGCGCCGCCTCGCCTCGTGGCGATGAAGAGGGGCTGGCGGAGGCCATCACTTTGACTGACATCGGGCGGGAACACCCTATGATGCAGGGCCGAGCCAGCCAGTTTCGCGTGCCTTGCGTGCATCGCGACGAGGTGCAGCGCCTGCCCAATGGGGCGGTTCTTCTTGCTGGAAACGCCCATTCGCCGGTGCAGGCCTTTGCCTATGAAACCGCGGACATCAGCTTTTGGGGCACGCAGTATCATCCCGAATTTTCACGCGCAGACGTCGCAACTTGGCTGGCGGATCGCGGCAAATCATTGCCCGACAGCGAAGAGCAGGATGGGCAGGGCGATCTAGCTCTTGCAACCCGGACGTTGGAATTGCAAAACTGGCTGGCACATGTCACATCGCGCCAGAGAACCACAGGGGCAAAGTAA
- the rpsU gene encoding 30S ribosomal protein S21 — protein MQVSVRDNNVDQALRALKKKLQREGVFREMKLKQHFEKPSEKNAREKAESIRRTRKLARKKAEREG, from the coding sequence ATGCAGGTTAGTGTTCGCGACAATAATGTCGATCAGGCCCTTCGGGCTTTGAAGAAAAAGCTACAACGCGAAGGTGTGTTTCGTGAAATGAAGCTCAAGCAACATTTCGAGAAACCATCCGAGAAAAATGCACGCGAGAAGGCCGAGTCCATCCGTCGCACCCGTAAGCTGGCGCGTAAGAAAGCTGAACGTGAAGGGTAA
- a CDS encoding Lrp/AsnC family transcriptional regulator translates to MKLDATDRRLLSVLQVKGRISNSDLADQVNMSASACHRRVGRLEAEGYIRDYVALVDPRKVDRRTTVFVEITLSGQTEDVLVAFEKAVALIPDVLECHLMAGSADYLLKVVAKDTDDFAKIHRTFLAKLPGVTQMQSSFALRTVFKTTALPL, encoded by the coding sequence ATGAAACTAGACGCTACAGATCGTCGATTATTATCAGTTTTGCAGGTCAAAGGCCGCATTTCGAATTCGGATTTGGCCGATCAGGTCAATATGTCCGCTTCCGCCTGTCATAGGCGTGTCGGCCGCCTGGAGGCTGAAGGCTATATCCGCGATTATGTGGCGCTGGTGGATCCGCGCAAAGTGGACCGCCGCACGACCGTGTTTGTGGAGATTACTTTAAGCGGGCAAACGGAAGATGTTTTGGTGGCCTTCGAAAAGGCAGTGGCGCTGATTCCCGATGTCTTGGAGTGTCATTTGATGGCCGGCAGCGCGGATTATTTGCTTAAAGTCGTGGCGAAAGACACGGATGATTTCGCCAAAATTCATCGTACCTTTCTGGCCAAGTTACCCGGTGTCACGCAAATGCAGTCAAGCTTTGCGCTGCGCACCGTGTTTAAAACCACCGCACTTCCGCTTTAG
- a CDS encoding COQ9 family protein, whose translation MKVEQHLSELLAAILPHVVFDGWSQTSFDCAVADLKMDPGFAAMLAPRGALDLAVAYHRQGDAQMRAAYQGSSTDSLKIREKITLAVRLRLEAIADKEAVRRATSLFALPQHAGEGAKLIWGTADDIWDVLQDSSRDVNWYSKRATLSAVYGATVLFWLGDESPGHAATWAFLDRRIENVMQIELAKAKIRDNKPLSAALAGPLWLLGKIKAPQMRDDLPGRASKF comes from the coding sequence ATGAAAGTCGAACAACACTTATCAGAACTTCTTGCAGCGATCCTGCCCCATGTGGTGTTTGATGGCTGGTCGCAGACCAGCTTTGATTGCGCAGTGGCGGATTTGAAAATGGACCCGGGTTTTGCGGCCATGCTCGCGCCGCGCGGCGCGCTGGATTTGGCCGTTGCCTATCATCGTCAAGGCGATGCACAGATGCGCGCGGCCTATCAGGGCTCATCGACCGACTCATTGAAAATAAGAGAAAAAATTACATTGGCGGTGCGCCTGCGACTTGAGGCAATTGCGGATAAAGAGGCGGTGAGGCGCGCCACCTCGCTCTTTGCTTTGCCGCAACATGCGGGCGAGGGAGCCAAGTTGATATGGGGAACGGCCGATGACATTTGGGATGTCTTGCAAGACAGCTCGCGTGATGTGAATTGGTATTCAAAGCGCGCGACCTTAAGCGCTGTCTATGGTGCAACGGTGTTGTTTTGGCTGGGCGATGAGAGCCCGGGCCATGCGGCGACCTGGGCGTTTTTGGATCGGCGCATTGAAAATGTCATGCAAATCGAACTGGCCAAGGCAAAGATTCGCGACAACAAGCCTTTGAGTGCCGCTTTGGCGGGGCCGCTATGGCTTTTGGGAAAAATCAAGGCCCCCCAAATGCGCGATGATTTGCCCGGCCGGGCGTCTAAGTTTTAG
- the pheT gene encoding phenylalanine--tRNA ligase subunit beta produces MKFTLSWLKDHLETQASLDEITYALTDLGLEVEGIENPAAKLAAFTIGKVTKAEKHPDADKLRVCQVETTDGVTQIICGAPNAREGITVVVAAPGVYVPGIDTTIGVGKIRGIESFGMMCSEREMELSDEHDGIIELAHGEVGQSYADWLAQNDPARVDPVIEIAITPNRPDALGVRGIARDLAARGLGKLKDRDVTPVPAEFVTDFSVSIDEDTLDGCPIFCGRVIRGVKNGPSPDWLQQALRAIGLRPISFLVDVTNFFTMDRNRPLHVFDADKIAGNLRVHRAAGGEEIAALDEKTYQFSEGQMVISDDAGAQSIAGIMGGADTGCSDDTVNVFVESAYWNPVQIAYAGRALQINSDARYRFERGVDPAFTLEGLEHAVRMIVDHAGGEASQVIQAGAVPNTERAFKLDVERVKSLVGMDIPERMQRSTLTDLGFRLEGDMAHVPSWRPDVMGEADLVEEVARMASLTKLVGKPFARVDLGVPKPVLSLSQTREQTARRMIAALGYNECVTYSFIDRKSAEMFGGGADETMLSNPISSEMSHMRPSLLPGLLQAAARNQARGIYDMALFEVGPVWHGGEPEDQETLACGLLVGHTGPKDVHGTRRAVDIYDAKADVEAVLQAIGAPSKVQFQRGLSDWWHPGRSARMALGKTSLAGFGEVHPKILAALDVKGPVVAFAVHTKNIPVPKSKSATRPALNISDLQAVERDFAFVVDQSVEAITLVNAAKGADKVLIDDVRVFDEFSGGSLAAGLKSLAVTVRLQPKDATLKDADIEAVAEKIVEKVTKATGGSLRG; encoded by the coding sequence ATGAAATTCACACTGTCTTGGTTGAAAGACCATTTAGAGACCCAAGCGAGCTTGGATGAGATCACATATGCTTTGACCGACCTTGGTCTAGAAGTCGAAGGGATTGAAAACCCAGCAGCGAAGCTGGCGGCTTTTACGATTGGCAAGGTGACAAAGGCGGAAAAGCACCCGGATGCGGATAAGCTGCGCGTCTGTCAGGTGGAGACAACGGATGGTGTGACGCAAATAATCTGCGGCGCCCCAAATGCGCGCGAAGGCATCACAGTGGTCGTGGCGGCGCCAGGGGTATATGTTCCGGGCATTGACACCACAATTGGTGTTGGCAAGATCCGTGGTATTGAGAGCTTTGGCATGATGTGCTCCGAACGCGAGATGGAGCTGAGCGACGAGCATGATGGGATCATCGAGCTGGCGCATGGCGAGGTCGGGCAAAGCTATGCCGATTGGCTGGCGCAGAACGATCCGGCGCGTGTCGATCCGGTGATTGAAATCGCCATCACGCCAAACCGCCCTGATGCCCTAGGCGTGCGCGGCATTGCTCGAGACCTGGCGGCGCGTGGATTGGGCAAATTGAAAGATCGCGATGTGACGCCGGTGCCGGCTGAATTTGTCACTGATTTCTCAGTCTCAATTGATGAGGATACGCTGGACGGCTGTCCAATTTTCTGCGGCCGCGTCATTCGCGGGGTTAAAAATGGCCCAAGCCCAGATTGGTTGCAACAGGCGTTGCGGGCCATCGGTCTGCGGCCGATCAGCTTTCTGGTGGATGTCACCAATTTCTTCACCATGGATCGCAACCGGCCGTTGCATGTGTTTGATGCCGATAAAATTGCTGGAAATTTACGGGTGCACCGGGCCGCGGGTGGCGAGGAAATTGCGGCGCTGGACGAGAAAACCTATCAGTTTTCCGAAGGTCAAATGGTGATCAGCGATGACGCTGGCGCGCAAAGCATTGCTGGGATTATGGGCGGGGCTGACACGGGATGCTCCGACGATACGGTTAACGTCTTCGTCGAATCGGCCTATTGGAACCCGGTGCAAATTGCCTATGCGGGCCGTGCGTTGCAGATTAATTCTGATGCACGCTATCGGTTCGAGCGCGGGGTGGATCCCGCCTTCACGCTTGAGGGCTTGGAGCATGCGGTGCGGATGATCGTAGATCACGCCGGTGGTGAGGCCTCCCAGGTGATCCAAGCGGGCGCTGTGCCCAATACCGAACGGGCTTTCAAATTAGATGTGGAGCGGGTTAAGTCTCTGGTGGGTATGGATATTCCAGAGCGGATGCAGCGCTCAACATTGACTGATCTTGGGTTCCGTCTTGAGGGCGATATGGCGCATGTGCCAAGCTGGCGCCCAGATGTGATGGGCGAGGCGGATTTGGTGGAAGAGGTCGCACGCATGGCCTCCTTGACCAAACTGGTGGGCAAGCCCTTTGCGCGCGTGGATTTGGGTGTGCCAAAGCCGGTGTTGTCCCTGTCCCAAACCCGCGAGCAAACCGCCCGGCGCATGATTGCTGCATTGGGCTATAATGAATGCGTGACCTATAGCTTTATTGACCGCAAATCGGCGGAAATGTTCGGCGGTGGCGCAGATGAGACCATGCTGTCTAATCCGATCAGCTCTGAGATGAGCCATATGCGCCCGTCACTTTTGCCCGGGCTGCTACAAGCGGCAGCGCGCAATCAGGCGCGCGGTATTTACGACATGGCTTTGTTCGAAGTGGGCCCGGTCTGGCATGGCGGCGAGCCGGAAGATCAAGAAACTTTGGCCTGCGGACTCTTAGTGGGCCACACCGGCCCCAAAGATGTGCATGGCACCCGCCGCGCGGTTGATATCTATGATGCCAAAGCGGATGTGGAAGCTGTGCTGCAGGCGATTGGCGCCCCATCTAAGGTGCAGTTTCAGCGCGGCCTGTCTGATTGGTGGCATCCCGGCCGATCCGCACGCATGGCATTGGGCAAGACCTCTCTGGCCGGCTTTGGGGAAGTTCATCCCAAAATCCTTGCGGCTTTGGATGTTAAGGGTCCGGTCGTGGCCTTTGCGGTACATACAAAAAATATTCCGGTTCCAAAGTCCAAATCGGCGACACGCCCGGCCTTGAATATCTCTGATTTGCAAGCGGTGGAGCGTGATTTTGCCTTTGTTGTGGATCAATCGGTCGAGGCGATCACCTTGGTGAATGCCGCCAAAGGGGCCGATAAGGTGCTGATTGACGATGTGCGCGTCTTTGATGAGTTTTCTGGCGGCTCTTTGGCGGCAGGATTGAAGTCTCTGGCGGTGACGGTCCGGTTGCAACCCAAAGATGCGACATTGAAAGATGCCGATATTGAGGCGGTTGCAGAAAAAATTGTTGAGAAAGTGACCAAAGCCACCGGCGGCAGCCTTCGCGGGTGA